Proteins from a single region of Streptomyces sp. HUAS 15-9:
- a CDS encoding beta-ketoacyl reductase, translating to MVARGDRRAGRHGRRDRRRRGRRPCGARRGARRPGLARARPARSGVAARPGRDAGARSTRAGTRGRPDPGAGAGAGRHRRERAAVAPHPRRRRHRPGRPGHPPGAGARLGTGPGGGPGASGALGWTRRRPRSARRGRGRPAGRRPEQPGPRGPDRAAARRPPRPAAGTGAVRRLRAPGVPARGDRSRHRRHGRPRRPAGARLARRGAEHLVLASRRGPAAPGAADLEAELTGLGARVTLAACDAADRDALAALLGGLEADGDPVRAVFHVAGDVSLVKPLADTTTAELAQVVAGKDAGALHLHDLLRRPLDAFVLFSSITGVWGSGRQCAYSAANAYLDALAEHRRGLGLTATSMQWGPWAGRAHDEHEHELARRGLRLMEAGPALVALDRALGRDETTTVVADMDWSLFAPAYAAARPRPLFDDLPEAQRALRPGGLAPAAGESRTGELRRALLAVEPGRRRRGVLVDRCRREVGRVLRLDPARVDATVPFTSMGLDSLMALEVRKGLEAAVEVALPATLAWRYPTIDALAPFLAERMGIPLDAAAADGPPAAPPEAAEPALDVEALSDDDVEALLLQRLESLEGGRHDAVEERA from the coding sequence ATGGTTGCGCGCGGCGATCGCCGCGCGGGGCGGCACGGTCGCCGAGATCGCCGTCGCCGCGGACGCCGACCGTGCGGCGCTCGCCGCGGCGCTCGACGGCCCGGCCTGGCGCGAGCCCGCCCTGCGCGCAGTGGTGTCGCTGCTCGCCCTGGACGAGACGCCGGTGCCCGGTCAACCCGGGCTGGCACGCGGGGCCGCCCTGACCCTGGCGCTGGTGCAGGCGCTGGGCGACATCGGCGTGAGCGCGCCGCTGTGGCTCCTCACCCGCGGCGCCGTCGGCACCGGCCCGGACGACCCGGTCACCCACCCGGTGCAGGCGCTCGCCTGGGGACTGGGCCGGGTGGTGGGCCTGGAGCATCCGGAGCGCTGGGGTGGACTCGTCGACGTCCAAGGTCCGCTCGACGAGGCCGCGGGCGACCGGCTGGCCGTCGCCCTGAGCAACCCGGACCACGAGGACCAGATCGCGCTGCGGCCCGCCGGCCTCCTCGCCCGGCGGCTGGTACGGGCGCCGTCCGACGACTCCGAGCCCCCGGCGTACCGGCCCGAGGGGACCGTTCTCGTCACCGGCGGCACGGGCGCCCTCGGCGTCCGGCTGGCGCGCGGCTGGCGCGGCGGGGCGCGGAACATCTCGTACTCGCCAGCCGGCGGGGTCCCGCCGCCCCGGGCGCCGCGGACCTCGAGGCGGAGCTCACCGGGCTGGGCGCCCGGGTCACGCTGGCCGCCTGTGACGCGGCCGACCGAGACGCCCTCGCCGCGCTGCTGGGCGGGCTGGAGGCGGACGGTGACCCGGTCCGTGCCGTGTTCCACGTCGCCGGCGACGTCTCGCTGGTGAAGCCGCTCGCCGACACCACCACCGCCGAGCTGGCCCAGGTGGTCGCGGGCAAGGACGCGGGCGCCCTGCACCTGCACGATCTCCTGCGCCGCCCGCTCGACGCCTTCGTGCTCTTCTCCTCGATCACAGGGGTGTGGGGGAGCGGGCGCCAGTGTGCCTACTCCGCCGCCAACGCCTATCTGGACGCGCTTGCCGAGCACCGTCGCGGCCTGGGGCTGACGGCCACCTCGATGCAGTGGGGCCCGTGGGCCGGGCGGGCACACGACGAGCACGAGCACGAGCTGGCGCGCCGCGGACTGCGGCTCATGGAGGCCGGCCCGGCCCTCGTGGCGCTGGACCGCGCACTGGGCCGGGACGAGACCACCACCGTCGTCGCCGACATGGACTGGTCGCTGTTCGCTCCCGCCTACGCCGCGGCACGCCCCCGTCCGCTCTTCGACGACCTGCCCGAAGCGCAGCGGGCCCTCCGGCCGGGCGGGCTCGCTCCGGCGGCGGGTGAGAGCCGGACGGGTGAGCTGCGCCGGGCGCTGCTCGCGGTGGAGCCGGGACGACGGCGCCGCGGCGTCCTCGTCGACCGGTGCCGGCGGGAGGTCGGCCGCGTGCTGAGGCTCGACCCGGCCCGCGTCGACGCCACCGTGCCGTTCACCAGCATGGGCCTCGACTCGCTGATGGCCCTGGAGGTCAGGAAGGGCCTGGAGGCCGCCGTCGAGGTCGCCCTGCCGGCCACGCTCGCCTGGCGCTACCCGACCATCGACGCGCTCGCGCCCTTCCTCGCCGAGCGCATGGGGATCCCGCTCGACGCGGCCGCCGCCGACGGCCCTCCCGCCGCACCGCCCGAGGCCGCCGAGCCGGCGCTCGACGTCGAGGCGCTCAGCGACGACGACGTCGAGGCGCTTCTCCTGCAACGACTGGAATCCCTCGAGGGAGGCCGACATGACGCTGTCGAAGAAAGGGCCTGA
- a CDS encoding ABC transporter permease, whose product MTGYWRLLALSLRTAPAQILGWALAVSALVASSASTISDNYTEQADRAAYAATYVGTQSSAALQGRGYNLETLGGILANEMGYLTLIMLPLIGLHLAIRFTRSVEDTGRLDILTAGSVHRLAPAAAGLTAAALTAVLTFLLSAAALVTLDYPVAGSLRYAGGLGALMLAFTGIGALVAQCCRDARTSYVLAVACWMVSYLARAVVDARGVDLTWVNPESWLSEIHPFADRPPLWPWLAIAATAAVSFTAAGVVATRRDQGAGLIPPRPGPATAPSWMTKPLHLLIRLTRGSCLGWTIGGGLFAFSFGYLTKQISVLSALSGATRDDNIDAALSLFVQMNAVLAAAAAIQLTQWLATEETAGRVGYALASPVSRRRWWGASASLVTAWSVILLICMGVCTGLGLAAGLGDVGYLDDGLPATLAYTPAVLLLAVTAVTLQSVNPRTVSVMWLAVGWGIVVCLRADLLDLPEWARRLSPLHWVGAVPRDDWDRPAALVMALLALALAAAAVLAFQRRDLRAG is encoded by the coding sequence ATGACGGGATACTGGCGCCTGCTCGCCCTCAGCCTGCGCACCGCGCCGGCCCAGATCCTCGGCTGGGCCCTGGCCGTCTCCGCGCTCGTTGCCAGCAGCGCGTCCACCATCAGCGACAACTACACCGAGCAGGCGGACCGGGCCGCCTACGCGGCCACCTACGTCGGCACGCAGAGCAGCGCCGCTCTTCAGGGCCGCGGCTACAACTTGGAAACCCTGGGCGGCATCCTGGCCAACGAGATGGGTTACCTGACCCTCATCATGCTGCCGCTGATCGGCCTGCACCTGGCAATCCGCTTCACCCGCAGCGTCGAGGACACCGGCCGGCTCGACATTCTGACCGCGGGGTCGGTCCACCGGCTCGCCCCGGCCGCCGCCGGGCTGACCGCCGCCGCCCTCACCGCCGTCCTGACCTTCCTCCTCAGTGCCGCCGCGCTGGTCACGCTCGACTATCCGGTCGCCGGATCGCTGCGGTACGCGGGCGGCCTCGGTGCGCTCATGCTGGCCTTCACCGGCATCGGCGCCCTGGTGGCCCAGTGCTGCCGGGACGCGCGCACCTCATACGTCCTCGCCGTCGCGTGCTGGATGGTCAGCTACCTGGCCCGTGCCGTGGTGGACGCCCGCGGCGTCGATCTGACCTGGGTGAATCCGGAGTCCTGGCTGTCGGAGATCCATCCGTTCGCGGACCGGCCGCCGCTGTGGCCGTGGCTTGCCATCGCAGCGACGGCTGCGGTCTCGTTCACAGCCGCCGGCGTGGTGGCCACTCGTCGCGACCAAGGTGCCGGGCTCATCCCACCGCGCCCCGGACCAGCCACAGCGCCGTCCTGGATGACGAAACCGCTGCATCTGCTGATCCGGCTCACGCGCGGGAGCTGTCTCGGCTGGACCATCGGTGGGGGCCTTTTCGCCTTTTCCTTCGGATACCTGACCAAGCAGATAAGCGTCCTGAGCGCGCTCTCCGGCGCCACACGGGACGACAACATCGACGCCGCTCTGTCGCTCTTCGTCCAGATGAACGCGGTGCTCGCGGCCGCGGCTGCGATCCAGCTCACCCAGTGGCTGGCCACCGAGGAGACTGCCGGACGTGTGGGGTACGCCCTCGCGAGCCCGGTGAGCAGGCGACGTTGGTGGGGAGCCTCCGCTTCGCTGGTAACCGCCTGGTCGGTCATCCTGCTGATCTGCATGGGCGTCTGCACAGGTCTCGGACTCGCGGCCGGACTCGGAGACGTCGGCTATCTCGATGACGGCCTGCCGGCCACACTCGCCTACACGCCGGCGGTGCTGCTCCTGGCGGTGACCGCTGTGACACTGCAGTCGGTGAACCCCCGCACGGTCAGCGTCATGTGGCTCGCCGTCGGCTGGGGCATCGTCGTGTGCCTACGTGCGGACCTGCTCGACCTCCCGGAGTGGGCACGGCGGCTGTCTCCGCTGCATTGGGTGGGTGCCGTTCCTCGAGACGACTGGGACCGGCCTGCCGCGCTGGTCATGGCACTCCTGGCGCTCGCCCTGGCAGCAGCTGCCGTTCTCGCCTTTCAACGCAGAGATCTGCGGGCCGGCTGA
- a CDS encoding ABC transporter ATP-binding protein, which translates to MHAIEAEALCKRFGRTQALDGLDLTVRQGEVHGFLGPNGAGKSTTIRALLGQIKPDSGRATIFGLDCRSQSVQAHRRLTYVPGDVALWPGLSGGSCIDILGRLQGGLDPKRRDALVERFELDPTKRTRTYSKGNRQKVALIAALSVDADLYLFDEPTSGLDPLMEDVFQQCVRELKDAGRTVLLSSHILSEVEALCDRVSIVRRGVVVREGTLADLRSHTLTTVTAITGTAVTRLADLDGIVDLTAEQQPDGVHTRFRVGPAALASAVGHVAAADPTALTVEPPSLDELFLTNYRTDTVADQGAPA; encoded by the coding sequence ATGCATGCAATCGAAGCGGAAGCTCTCTGTAAGAGGTTCGGGCGCACGCAGGCCCTGGACGGCCTTGATCTCACCGTGCGGCAAGGCGAGGTGCACGGGTTCCTCGGGCCGAATGGCGCGGGAAAGAGCACCACAATCCGCGCACTGCTGGGTCAGATCAAGCCGGATTCGGGCCGCGCCACAATCTTCGGGCTGGACTGCCGGAGCCAGTCCGTGCAGGCGCACCGGCGCCTCACCTACGTGCCCGGCGACGTGGCTCTCTGGCCGGGGCTCAGTGGCGGCAGCTGCATCGACATCCTCGGCCGGCTGCAGGGTGGCCTCGACCCGAAGCGGCGCGACGCCCTCGTCGAGCGGTTCGAGCTGGACCCCACCAAACGGACCAGGACGTACTCCAAGGGCAACCGGCAGAAGGTCGCCCTGATCGCGGCGCTGAGCGTTGACGCGGACCTCTACCTCTTCGACGAGCCGACCTCCGGGCTCGACCCGCTGATGGAGGACGTGTTCCAGCAGTGCGTCCGGGAGTTGAAGGACGCCGGCCGCACCGTCCTGCTGAGCAGCCACATCCTGTCCGAGGTGGAGGCCCTCTGCGACCGGGTCAGCATCGTCCGGCGCGGCGTGGTGGTCCGCGAGGGTACGCTGGCCGACCTGCGCAGCCACACGCTGACGACGGTGACCGCCATAACCGGGACCGCCGTGACGCGGCTGGCCGACCTGGACGGCATCGTGGACCTCACCGCCGAACAGCAGCCGGACGGCGTGCACACCCGCTTCCGGGTCGGCCCCGCCGCGCTGGCAAGCGCGGTCGGACACGTTGCCGCGGCCGACCCGACGGCCCTCACCGTGGAACCGCCGAGCCTGGACGAGCTGTTCCTGACGAACTACCGCACCGATACGGTGGCCGACCAGGGGGCCCCGGCATGA
- a CDS encoding flavodoxin family protein — protein sequence MNVLVITESYFGNTSRVAEAIATGLRSRNATVTVAAAGFGPALDGVDLLILGAATHNMGLPSPASRRQAREKGGQVPATGVAEWLEALPGDPGCRVAAFDTVTGTGFFCGSAAKAIEKRLRRRSVSVVERSSFLVTSTQGPLADGEVDRAEQWGASLA from the coding sequence ATGAACGTTCTGGTGATCACCGAGTCCTACTTCGGCAACACCTCGCGGGTCGCCGAGGCGATCGCCACGGGCCTGCGGTCCCGCAACGCGACCGTGACCGTCGCCGCCGCGGGCTTCGGACCGGCGCTCGATGGTGTCGACCTGCTGATCCTGGGCGCTGCCACACACAACATGGGGCTTCCCTCACCGGCCTCGCGGCGGCAGGCCCGGGAGAAGGGCGGCCAGGTGCCCGCCACCGGTGTGGCGGAGTGGCTCGAGGCGCTTCCGGGTGACCCGGGATGCCGCGTGGCGGCATTCGACACCGTCACCGGCACGGGGTTCTTCTGCGGATCCGCGGCGAAGGCGATCGAGAAGCGACTTCGCCGGCGCTCCGTCAGCGTGGTCGAGCGCTCGAGCTTCCTCGTCACCTCGACTCAGGGTCCGCTGGCCGACGGCGAAGTGGACCGCGCCGAACAGTGGGGGGCCTCGCTCGCCTGA